The Plectropomus leopardus isolate mb chromosome 2, YSFRI_Pleo_2.0, whole genome shotgun sequence genome has a window encoding:
- the sp7 gene encoding transcription factor Sp7, whose translation MAASILEVGNVIEDTRYGSSPLAMLTATCNKFGSTSPVRDSATPGKTGNATPVKKPYIMTSDLQTAKNGRTADGSGLADSYTGSFTTAGGGGGGGGLLTPTGSPPPSAGGYTTEYNPFSHSFQTSISQDPSLLVSKAHATADCLTSVYTSLDMTHPYGSWYKAGIHPGITAAPANATSSWWDVHPNSNWLSSTQPQADGGLQASLQPVAPQASLSPQLPSYSTDFTPLNPAPYPSVGLGSSSHLLQPSQHMLPQDMYKPKPVQSAGLIESPMGLKPARGSGGYSGGGAPTRSSCDCPNCQELERLGASAASLRKKPVHSCHIPGCGKVYGKASHLKAHLRWHTGERPFVCNWLFCGKRFTRSDELERHVRTHTREKKFTCLLCNKRFTRSDHLSKHQKTHADSAMQGKAVAVEGETDPRSEETTELNTSAVPTNAVTDQITNGDEKTGTPNGVENSSGLLEI comes from the exons ATGGCCGCATCTATTCTGGAGGTAGGGAATGTAATT GAAGACACACGCTATGGCTCCAGTCCTCTGGCTATGTTAACTGCTACCTGTAACAAGTTTGGCAGCACAAGCCCCGTCAGGGATTCAGCTACACCCGGTAAGACCGGCAACGCTACTCCAGTAAAGAAGCCCTACatcatgacctctgaccttcagaCAGCTAAGAACGGGCGAACCGCAGACGGCAGTGGCCTGGCGGACTCCTACACTGGCTCCTTCAccacagctggaggaggaggtggtggtggcggGCTCCTTACCCCTACTGGAAGCCCCCCTCCTTCAGCCGGAGGCTACACTACAGAATATAACCCCTTCTCCCACTCCTTCCAGACCTCCATCTCCCAGGACCCGTCTCTTTTAGTGTCTAAGGCCCACGCTACGGCCGACTGCCTCACCAGCGTCTATACCTCGCTGGATATGACACATCCCTACGGCTCCTGGTATAAAGCCGGTATCCACCCTGGCATTACTGCTGCTCCGGCGAATGCCACGTCCTCCTGGTGGGATGTCCACCCCAACTCCAACTGGCTTTCATCAACCCAGCCTCAAGCAGACGGAGGTCTCCAGGCCTCCCTGCAGCCCGTGGCTCCCCAGGCCTCTCTTAGCCCACAGCTACCCAGTTACAGCACCGACTTTACACCACTCAACCCAGCTCCTTACCCTTCTGTGGGACTGGGCTCCTCCTCACACCTCCTCCAGCCCTCGCAGCACATGCTGCCCCAGGACATGTACAAGCCCAAGCCTGTGCAGAGTGCAGGGCTGATTGAGAGCCCCATGGGCCTGAAGCCTGCCAGGGGATCAGGGGGCTACAGCGGAGGGGGTGCACCCACCAGGTCCTCATGTGACTGCCCTAACTGCCAGGAGCTTGAGCGGCTGGGCGCCTCGGCTGCATCCTTGAGGAAGAAGCCCGTCCACAGCTGCCACATCCCGGGCTGTGGGAAAGTTTACGGCAAGGCCTCCCACCTCAAAGCCCACCTGCGCTGGCACACTGGTGAGCGGCCCTTTGTTTGCAACTGGCTGTTCTGCGGGAAGCGTTTCACCCGCTCGGACGAACTGGAGAGGCACGTGCGCACCCACACGCGGGAGAAGAAGTTCACCTGTCTACTGTGCAACAAGCGTTTCACACGCAGCGATCACCTCTCCAAGCACCAGAAGACCCATGCGGATTCTGCAATGCAGGGGAAAGCGGTAGCtgtggagggagagacagatcCTCGGAGCGAGGAGACCACAGAGCTCAACACCAGCGCTGTACCCACCAATGCTGTCACTGACCAAATCACCAACGGAGATGAGAAGACAGGCACGCCTAATGGAGTGGAGAACAGCAGTGGACTGTTGGAGATCTGA